In the genome of Dyadobacter fermentans DSM 18053, the window AGCAGCGGTAGGGCAGGAAGAAGTCGGCAAACACGGTGCCCGCCTCGATCCCCACATCCTCATTCTGATTGAAAATGCCGGCCAGTCTATCACCCAGCACTTTCACCAGTTCCTCGCGGATTCCCGCAGGCAATACGGAAATTTCACTGAGCATTTTTTCTGACAAACCCAGAACATTCGCGTCCCCGGAGGCGGTTTTAACAATTACTTCGTTCTCGGGAAGTGCTTCGGCGGTCGCATTTACGCGCGTGGGGCGTTCGGCAACGGCTTCCCTTATACCAATCGTATCTCTGGGCGAGTAGTAGGATTTGATATTGCCATGATAAACGATCACAAATGTGCCGCCTACCGGCACGCCCGCCTTGTGCTGAATGCCCGGGTTGTTGCGCGTGTAGTTGCTGAACAGGAAGTTAGAGCGCAGTTTTTCGAGCCGTCTTCTGTACACCGTGATCAGCCCGATCAGTATGCGAACTTTGCATTCCACGGAATCCGCGTCGGTGAAATCGAATGCGTCGACTACCCTCCGGATTTCCGCATATGCCTCGTTGGTGACCTGTGCAAGGTTAGCCGGGAAAAGGCCCACCAGCACATCGAACCGACGGTTGTCTTTCATTTCGCTGATCAGGCAGCGGAATTCGGTCCGCTGCACATCGTACAGCACTTCGAGATCGGCCGCATGGCATTCAAAATCAGCCATATCCATTTCGATTTGGAGCGGCTCGTTTCCCGTGCTGAGCGCCACCACATCAAACGGCAGTCGTTGCTGGCGGATGTACTGGTTCATCGCGGCCAACACTTCCTGGTAGGGCTTTCCGACAATGCCTTCGACCCGTAGAAAATTGTAAGGTTCCAGGTCGTATCCGAGGGGATTGAGTACAAAATCGTCGGCGGGATTTGCATACAAATCGGCGTGGTAAGACAGATTTTGTTTTTCTTTCCCCTGTTTTTTCAAATCATAGCGCCAGGTTTCGTAGAGCCTGGGCGTGCCGGCATTCACCTCGTAGTAGTAGGGAATCGCCTTTTGCGATAATGGCCAATCCCCCAGCTTGCTGGGCGTAATGCGGATATTGGCATCCAGTATCCGGCCTTTGATTTCCAGCCTGGCGGGCTGGGGGATTTTGTACCGTTCGATCAGCGCGAGCATCCGGGTGAAAAGCAGTTTCAATTCTTCCCCCGCTTTTTTCTGGTTGCCGATGATCGGAGAGGGGATGAAATACTGCCGGTACACGTCCCTGTTTTGCGTGGTGTCGACGGTGGCAGCGCCGAGGAACAGGTGGCGCGGGAACATCCGGCAATCGGGGTTGCATAATGCCAGCACTTCGAGCCCTTTCGCCTTGATTTCCTCATAATTATGGATCAGATCACTCACCAGGTCGTAAAAGTACTGGTATTCGTACGGCCGGAGGAATTTCACGGACAGGCCGTCGTACACGCCGGTCCAATTTTGGATAATGGTTTTGTCCAAACCGGTCAATATGGCTTCGTACACCTCGAAAAGCTTCACCAGGTTGGTGCGAAGCGTGTCTTCGATGAATGATTTGGTGAGGATTTTGCGGTAGGCGGCGATAATGTCGCCCGTGGTGACCGGATTGCTGTTCGGGACATCGAATCTTTTCAGCCGGATGGTCGGGAGCAGGATTTTAGCTTCTACAATCTGCTCAATATCCAGTTCCGATTGTATTCCTATCAGTTCCACCGCTTCTTTTTTGATGAGATCCGCATTCGCCTTCGTCACGAGGAACCGCCGGAATTGAACCGCTATTTCAGAGCCCTTATCGTCACAGGAATTAGGAGAGCAGTTTTTCAGCCCGTTTTTGGATAACTCAACATAAATCAAAACAACCTTATCAGCCAGAAACGCGGCGGTAAGCGCCGTGGAGCCGGCGGGCGTGCCTTCCACGAGTTCGAAGAGCTGGTTGTTGTCGGGGGAAAGTCCCTCTACCAGCTTGTGCATCTTGTTTTGCCCGGCCTGGTGCAGCTCGGTGTAGCAGTCGTCGCCGAGGAAAATATCCTTATTAGGCGGGTAAATCGAATAGTTGGCATATTCCACCTCCGGAACCGATACCAGATAACCTTCGGACGTGACCCCGACGCCCCGGGTGATCCGGATCGCGGCAGGCGCCACGGGTATCACATCCATCCCGCAGACAATGCCGATCCCGATCAGATTGGTACGGGTCATCCGGTTCTGCTCGTCGAGGTACTCGAAAAGGTTGTTGAGATCGTCTTTTTTCAAAACCTGGTTGGCTTCAAAAAACGGGTATGTCGATTCGTGAGGATACATGACTTTTGTGATTTTTTACCCTAAAACTGTTTGGTCTAATCGAACTGGATTGTCATCGTTGCCGTCTTCACAGTCGCGTAAAGTAGCCGGTGGATAGATGCTTTTGAGGCTGGCGAAAACACGCAGAAAATTGTCGTGTGCCGTGATCAGCCGGATGGCTACCGGCGTATAACAGGCTTTGATCAGCCGGATGCTGCGGTCGGGAAGCGTTTCGGTTTGGTCGCTGAATGCGATTGCATTTACTTTGAAATCCTGCGTAAATGCCGTTTTTACGGCTGCCGGGAGGTCAGGGGCAAATGCGATGGCGGTTTCCGGGTCGGCGAAAAGCGGACCGGCGGAAGTTTCAATCTGGCCGGCACTGATGAGGACGCCCGGATTGGCCTTCACCCAGCCGCGGATCAGGTCGCCCAGCCTTCCCATTTGCCCGGTAATGTACTCACAGGCATTGAGCTGGATCTTGTGCCGCAGCTCTTTCGGCACGTTCCGTGTTACGATGCCGAATGCTTCCGTGAAGGTCAGTTCCAGCAGTTCGGCGAGCCGTGTAATGCCTCCGCTGTCGATCCATGCTTTATTCGCCACCAGCCATTCGCACCAGTATTTTTCAAAACTATTGAACTGAAAACACGACTCTTTGCCTTTAAACCAATTAATAACCAGCGCTTTAACTTGTTCATAAAAGGCATCTTTCAACAAGCCTGTGCACAGGATTTCATCTTTTTTGATCGTCGCAGTGAACAGCGTTTCCTGTTCGGCATCGGTGATCGCCTCGAAATTCTTTTGGAAATAGCGTTCCGCAAATGCGTCATTGTATTGCAGGAGTATTTGCTCCGCGCATTTGCAAATGTCTTTTTTGAGGTCGCCGTCGGTGTCGGGCTCTTGCAGGTTGGCAGTGAGCGCGTCCGTTATCTGGCAGAGGATCGCGTCGTCCTCATCGCCGCGGCAGATTTCGTTGCCGATCCAGCAGATTTTGGGCAGGATGTGGGCCGGCGTTTCCAGGCGGATCATCCGTTCGGCATAGCGCCGGAGGTCCAGGTTCTGGAACATCGGCAGCCAGCCGGGCATCACGAATGTCATCCTGAATGAATACGGGTCTTCATCGCAGCACGACTCGCAATCGGGGCTGAGGCAAACGGGGAGGAGCGTTTGCCCGTACAGGCGCGGCCTGAGCAGGATATGCTCCACGAGAAAGAACCGCTCGGCTTGGAGAATGCCCGCCGCCCAGGTAATGAGTGCGTCCCGGGTGCCGGCCGGGTCGGCAAGATTTTCGGGGCTTTGGGCGATTACAACATTATCCTGATTTCGTAAAGTGAAAGCGTTGGCCGAAAGCGTGTATCGGGCGCTGTCGGTGATCGATACGATCAGTTCGTCGATTACCCTGCGCACCAGCGCGTCGGCTTCGAGCCGCGTTTTGGGCGTTTCGGTGATTTCGGAAAAGAGCAGGGGCACACTGCCGTCATTGAGCGTAAAAGCCGCCGCGTAGCCGTTTGCTTTTTTGGTGATGGCTATTTGAATGTAATTCCGGAGTGCTTCGAGGCCGGTGAGGTGCGCTATCCGCTTTTTAAGTCCTGCTACATTTTGTAACCCGCACACTTTCAGGTCGTCGCGGTAGTTGAATGCTTTCGCGCGGTTTTTACTGATATCCGGGTAATCTTTCAGGAAATGAATTTTGTCCCTGATCAATTTCTCTGCACCAAATTTTTGATTATCAATAGAATACATCAAAAGCGCATACTCATTGAACTGCTCCCCGAACCGCGCCAACAGGTGATCCAGAAATGTGTTTTTCCGGCGCAGCGCCAGGGACGGCGATTCGGTGAGTAATTGCAGGTTAGCGGGCTTATAATCCGGAAAATAAAGGTCTTCTATGTTTGCAATGTATTGGTTGTCAAGATATTCCGAGAAATATGTAGTCACCTGGGCTGATTCCCGGATGCTGAATAGCTGTTCAGTATGGTGCAGCTGTGCCAGGTAGTTGACCAGCAGTTGCTCGAAAAACATCAGGTACGCTTTGAGCTGCTTCGCCTGCGCCTTACGCAGGGGCGTGGCGTTCTCAGGAAGCCCTTCAAAGCCGATGCCATAGGTGAGCGGAAATGAATATTGTACGGGAAAATAGTCGTTGAATGCACGCGCTGTGCCGGTCGGAATCGGGAGGTCATTGTCCTGGGTAGTGAGTTTGACCTGTTCCTGAGCGCTCCGCAATTGTTGCAGGGTAGCCCACACTTCGTCGTCGTTGGCCGGCTGAAATGGCAGTTCGTTTTTAAAATACAAAAACTGCGACCGCTCGATGTACAGCCGGGGCTGGTGCTGTGCCGTAACCGGGTAAATCCACGCCTGGCTGGGCATGACGGCCATGCCTCTGGCGTCGTATCTGGTGATGAGGATGTTGCGGACGGCCGTAATGCCCTCGATATCCATCAGCAGGTTAATGATATCGGACGTGCGGATTTCCCGTTTCAAAGCCGACGCTTCCAGCTCGGCATCCTTGATAAACCCGTGCCGCATAGCCGGGCCATTGAAAATCTCCTCGGTCAGAACCCCGGCGTCAAGCAGTTCTTTGAGCGAATAGAACCGGATGGGCGGATTGAGGTATTGCTCAATGGTGAAGAGGATCTTCGCTTCTATTTGCTCTATATCGGCGTCAGGGCGGAGGTCAATGTCGGCACAGAATGCAAAGTCCTCCGTCGCTACTTCACCGATCCGGCAGAAGTCCTCCGTCAGGTTGCGGTGCTTGTGGAGTTTGGAAGTCTGGGTTTGAATTAAATGCTTTATAATCAGAATCTTGCTGCGATAGCCGGCAATCGTTTTGTCCTCGATTTCTGCAAGCAATGCATTCAGCTCCACTGCTTTCAATGCGCTGTTCTTTCCGTGGATCGTCAGCGGGACCTGGTTCAGGACGAGCGTTTCGGTGTTGGCAAATGTGATCTTGATATCGACGAAAAGCGGGTTGCGGAGTGCCTTTTGCAGGGTAGCGTTGGTTACCGGAAGAAAGTTGATATCTATCACTTTCAGTACTTCAACCGTGGCGATGTCCTCACTCTCATCGAGAAAGGTTTTGAAAATAACAGGCTGGTTATCAATCGACTGCCAGTCGGGAAAACGCAGTTCCAGCTTCACCGTAAACAGTTCGTCGGATTGGACGAATGAAAATTGGTTAAACAGCTTGCCGTCATTCAGGCTGCCGAACTGAATGGAGTCTTCAAATTCGAGCAGGACCTCGTACGTGCCTTTGGGAACTACCTTTTCGGTCGTTTCAGTGTACACGAGCTCCCCGGCCAGGCAATCCGCAAAGAGCGGCATCTCGCACGGGCAGTCCTTGCAAAGCAGCCACGCATTCTTAATGCCCGGCTCGTCGATCAGCAATTTGCGGTAATCATTCACCGTGACCGGATTAACGGTCAATATCTCATTAGCCGGGAAAAAGCCCTGTTCGTGACCGCCGTTTGCCAGCGCTCCGGCCACAAAATCCTTGATATCGAAGCCCGTCCGGTAGCCCAGGTCGGTGATGGCATAGCACATCAGTTCAAGGATTGTGATGCCGGGGTCGTGGATATTATAGTCCGTCCAGAGCTTGCTGCCGAGGGCTTCGATATATTCCATACCCTTTCTTCGCAGGAAAAAATAGTCCTCCGAGGGCAAAAGGGATGGATGTTTCTGTATTGGTTGCATGGCAATTGTTAAAACATGATGCTAATCGCAACCGCAATTTTCTGCGGCGGCAGTTTCCGGCACGTGCGGGATCGGGACGATAATGTGCTGCTCGGCAGGCACCGACACCAGGATCGCGATGGCCCTGGATGCGGTGATTTCCTCCTTGTCTGTCAGTGTATTACCGATTTTGTGATATAGAACAAAATCGGTCAGGTAATCCACATAGGCGCGCTCTTCGATAAAATTGATCAGCACGGACTTGCTGATTTGCCCGCCGAAACGAATCTCGGCGGCATTGCCGAACGCCCAGGGAGAAAGAAAACGGGTAATCTCCTGTTTGAGCTGTGTGGTGTAAAAAGCTTCGTCATACTGCGGGTAGAATTTGACATTGCATTGCACCTTCACTTCTTCAAAAACCGGGTTTTGAACATGGATTTTCGCAAAACAGGATTTGCGTTTGCTGATGAAGGCCTCAATCGATTCCAGGTCGGCCACATTGGTGTAGGGTTTCAGCGGGTCGATCGCATTGCGGGTGCGGAGGTCGGGGATCGGTACGATGGTCACGTGGCCTGCGGCCAGCTCGTTGTATATCCCGGTGCCCGAGTCGTTAGGTTCGTACCGGGTGTGATTGATCACCCTTACCTTGTAAATGTTCGAAAACTCTTCCAAAATCAGATGTTCATAATCCCATACGGTAATCGCCCGGTCCTTGTGCCGCAGCCGTTCGCTCACTCTTTTGTAGTAATCCGGGGCATTTTCACGCGTCCGCCCACCGAATGATGCATAGGGTTGTTCAATCTTTTTAATGCTGGCCTCGGGTTCAAGGAGCTTCGCAACGGTGCCCGCCGGAAGCGGTGCCGCCAGGAAATCGCCCGCATTGGTTTGGTCTTTGAAAGTAGCCGAGGCAGCTTGCGGCAGCACGGCGATGATCTTGCACACGGCCTCGCTCGCCTCATACACGCTCGCGCGAAGCCATACCTGGCCTTTCGGGAGCATGGTGTTGTCTGTGCCGGCGGATTTGGGAATGGTAAATGTGATGATCCCCGAGCGCGTTAGCTGCGAGGTGCTGTCCTGTACTTCCAGTTTTTGAAATGAAATCCAGCGATTATCGGCCAAATAGCTCCAATGCACATGATTGTCCGGCTTTTTGATTCTCGGATTGGCTCTGCCTTCATCCAATTGGAACAAAACGGCCACTTTCTGTCCGGGAACGGCCTCGCTCAATCCCATGTAAAATTCGCCCTCATGCGCTACAAAGCCGCTTTGTCCCTCGATCTCGAAATAGACATCGCCATTGTTGTAATGCCTGAAATAGGGCAAAAGGCGCACGTCGGTTTCATGGTCGGTCAGCGGGTCTTTCAGTGCCCGGTGCTGCTCCACGTCGCCGAACGGATACGCATGGAAAAACTGCAAAGACCGGTTCGTGAAACTGCTGCTGTCGATCAGGGCGATCTCCGTGCTGGCCGTGTAGCTCAGGGATATTTCGTCGATCACGGGCGTGTAGGGCGGGGTAGGGGCTACGGGCGATGCATACACGATGCCTTTGATCATCGTGATCGCACTTTCGGCGGTGGGTGTCGATGCGGGCAGTTCATAGGCCGCAATCACCGTTTTGATCGCGTTGGAATCGCTGTTTTCTTTCGCTTTGTCGATGAGGTAGTTGGTTAATGCCGCCTGGTAAGCGGTGTGTCCGAAACTGCCGTCGAGCCGGAACCGGTAGAAGCCGTTAGTGCTGTTGACATCGTACATGTTGTTGCCGCCGGCATCCGGCTTCGACACGTCGGCTGCGTCGACGGTCACCACGTTGGCAATCCCGTCGAGCAGGTTCGCTTCGGTGCCAATGTCCTGCCATACACCCAGTTGCAGTTTCTGGATCTTTGCCGGAGGGTTGGGGCTTACCGTCGCAGGGACATTCTGCCAGGCCAGTTTCGTGGAAACCTGTGCGCCCTTTTTCTGAAAAATCTCGCCCGAACCGATGATGAAATAGGCATCCTTCTCCGGCAGCGGGCCAAACGGCAGGAATGGTTTGGAAGGATCGAGAATGCCGAAAGGGTTTTGTACAAAAATATCCTTCACTTGCTTCGACCCGACGGTGAGCCTCACTTTCTGCACAATCGCATCCTTGAATGCCTTGTAAGGAAATGCTTGCAAAGAATGCTTCAACCTGAACCGGATCACCGGCGCGGTGGCCTGGAAGCTCCGCCCGTGCACTGCCGGATCGTAGGCGGTAATGGCCGGGAAGTCCGCGGGAATGGCATCGTTTCTGAAAATGAGCACATTGGAAGTAAAACTGGCCGTGATAGCAAGCTTTTGCCAGCCTTCGGCGGTTGTGACCTCCGCCTCCCAGCGATTGGCCGGGTTGGGCAGCGCATTGCCCGTGGTGATTTCGACAACAATGCTTCTTTCGCCCTCTTTCAGGTAAAGGTAATGCGAAGCGACGGCCAGCCCGATCTCTGCTTTGGGCATGGTAATGTCTTCGAGAACGCCATTCACGTATTTTTTGGACGCAAATGGATGCCATTGCTTTTCACCGGAGGTTAATTCGGCCCCCAACCCATCATCCGAGTTAGCCACCGGCGACGCATACACGCGCCCTTCCAGTATGTAAGGATTTATATCCAGCACCTCGTCCTGCGCCGTGCCGATGTACACCGAATGCAGGGCCGTGATTTTGGCCTTGTTGATCACCGTATCCTGATCGATCTCATACGCCACATCGTTCCCGAGCGAATCTTTTCCGGCATTCAGCAGCGTGCCCTTTTTGATTAAAGCACCTTCCACAAACCGCGCCGCTTCGAAGATCACATGCACCTGGTTCGGTCTGGGTTTGCGCTCAGGGATCTGTAAAATTTCTTTATAGTAAAGGTCCAGATGGCGTTTTGTAAGCGTGTTCGCATCTTTTCGTGCAAATTCCAGCAATTTCAGGAATGAAATAAAAAGGGCGGTATGCGGCTGATGGTCGTTGCGCTGGGTGAGCGTTTGTTGTAACTGAACGTTGGCGTCGGTGGTGATTTTGGAAAATGCGCGGAGAAACTGGTCGAAAATGGCCGTGAAAAAGTTATGGGTTACGGCAAAGTATAAACGTCTGGCGGTGGTGGTCGCTGCTGGCAGGTTGTAAATGGAATCGTCCGCGGCGATGGTGAGCTTGAAAACGTTCCAGTTCTGCACACCGTCCGTCCATAGCGGGCCGAAGGATCGGTTAAAAACAGTGGTCGCCATTTGCACCGGTGTGCCGAATAAGGTGAGGCCGGTCGCTTCCGTTTCGTCGGTGAGGCCGTTGGCAACCGCCGCCTGATGGTATGCAAACAGCTTTTGGAATGGCACAGCCAGCT includes:
- a CDS encoding SprB repeat-containing protein — protein: MYPHESTYPFFEANQVLKKDDLNNLFEYLDEQNRMTRTNLIGIGIVCGMDVIPVAPAAIRITRGVGVTSEGYLVSVPEVEYANYSIYPPNKDIFLGDDCYTELHQAGQNKMHKLVEGLSPDNNQLFELVEGTPAGSTALTAAFLADKVVLIYVELSKNGLKNCSPNSCDDKGSEIAVQFRRFLVTKANADLIKKEAVELIGIQSELDIEQIVEAKILLPTIRLKRFDVPNSNPVTTGDIIAAYRKILTKSFIEDTLRTNLVKLFEVYEAILTGLDKTIIQNWTGVYDGLSVKFLRPYEYQYFYDLVSDLIHNYEEIKAKGLEVLALCNPDCRMFPRHLFLGAATVDTTQNRDVYRQYFIPSPIIGNQKKAGEELKLLFTRMLALIERYKIPQPARLEIKGRILDANIRITPSKLGDWPLSQKAIPYYYEVNAGTPRLYETWRYDLKKQGKEKQNLSYHADLYANPADDFVLNPLGYDLEPYNFLRVEGIVGKPYQEVLAAMNQYIRQQRLPFDVVALSTGNEPLQIEMDMADFECHAADLEVLYDVQRTEFRCLISEMKDNRRFDVLVGLFPANLAQVTNEAYAEIRRVVDAFDFTDADSVECKVRILIGLITVYRRRLEKLRSNFLFSNYTRNNPGIQHKAGVPVGGTFVIVYHGNIKSYYSPRDTIGIREAVAERPTRVNATAEALPENEVIVKTASGDANVLGLSEKMLSEISVLPAGIREELVKVLGDRLAGIFNQNEDVGIEAGTVFADFFLPYRCCTDCTPVQVVTPPKNDPLSATVSEPKCDENNKNFTVTITISGGTPPYTSDAGPVTGNTLTVTLTTGSTQNAGIKDAGGQEISVTIPAHTCGCDLPCDGLAERCFYPVWINKPAKGAMITQKSVEVAKLTVVDRENGTSFDIDFREEFQSIFAQFDDTSYAGAVRSLLKAINTKIREKTGGKNHFILGFDRTNDLMAIEHYICHDFTIELVWQYSVGRRVNITSSAMYNEKSWNIKNDLWSVEGAKFGCFALDKCADKEEELCKEPIKPESIRLSFDKAENEFHYKVESEVEPDFVLWIFETETPEYSNSKSGKFSSRLDSVNVKLVFVLGACFVIVEATVPNA
- a CDS encoding baseplate J/gp47 family protein, with translation MMSNCENITNPLGLKREGTDQNSRFLTSLKPESAPVDAKTVADDLVFTQQLARLVKFFGVGDAHFGDDNWQPFFSQDVSVMLALAAVQDMSEYNALIHQKLGSIRQNTDSEAVLKQNFGTLLNLVTSVAWQIEHLQHSLPDDILLKGSIRNLIRSKLAVPFQKLFAYHQAAVANGLTDETEATGLTLFGTPVQMATTVFNRSFGPLWTDGVQNWNVFKLTIAADDSIYNLPAATTTARRLYFAVTHNFFTAIFDQFLRAFSKITTDANVQLQQTLTQRNDHQPHTALFISFLKLLEFARKDANTLTKRHLDLYYKEILQIPERKPRPNQVHVIFEAARFVEGALIKKGTLLNAGKDSLGNDVAYEIDQDTVINKAKITALHSVYIGTAQDEVLDINPYILEGRVYASPVANSDDGLGAELTSGEKQWHPFASKKYVNGVLEDITMPKAEIGLAVASHYLYLKEGERSIVVEITTGNALPNPANRWEAEVTTAEGWQKLAITASFTSNVLIFRNDAIPADFPAITAYDPAVHGRSFQATAPVIRFRLKHSLQAFPYKAFKDAIVQKVRLTVGSKQVKDIFVQNPFGILDPSKPFLPFGPLPEKDAYFIIGSGEIFQKKGAQVSTKLAWQNVPATVSPNPPAKIQKLQLGVWQDIGTEANLLDGIANVVTVDAADVSKPDAGGNNMYDVNSTNGFYRFRLDGSFGHTAYQAALTNYLIDKAKENSDSNAIKTVIAAYELPASTPTAESAITMIKGIVYASPVAPTPPYTPVIDEISLSYTASTEIALIDSSSFTNRSLQFFHAYPFGDVEQHRALKDPLTDHETDVRLLPYFRHYNNGDVYFEIEGQSGFVAHEGEFYMGLSEAVPGQKVAVLFQLDEGRANPRIKKPDNHVHWSYLADNRWISFQKLEVQDSTSQLTRSGIITFTIPKSAGTDNTMLPKGQVWLRASVYEASEAVCKIIAVLPQAASATFKDQTNAGDFLAAPLPAGTVAKLLEPEASIKKIEQPYASFGGRTRENAPDYYKRVSERLRHKDRAITVWDYEHLILEEFSNIYKVRVINHTRYEPNDSGTGIYNELAAGHVTIVPIPDLRTRNAIDPLKPYTNVADLESIEAFISKRKSCFAKIHVQNPVFEEVKVQCNVKFYPQYDEAFYTTQLKQEITRFLSPWAFGNAAEIRFGGQISKSVLINFIEERAYVDYLTDFVLYHKIGNTLTDKEEITASRAIAILVSVPAEQHIIVPIPHVPETAAAENCGCD